ATATTGCCACGAAGAATAGTATATTGTTTAGGTCTTGATATGTTATAAATGATATCGACTTAACTTCTTGCAATATGAAGAACAATAGGTAGAAGTCTATTACTTCTCCGACACATACAACTGCAGATGATATTATAGGATTTGTTATGCTAACGAATTTTGGTTGCCACCAGTGAAATGGTGTGGCAGCTAACCTCAAAGATATTGCAATTATAGCTAGAAGGCCAGTAAATGAAATAAAACTTGTGCTATTTAAAATAAAAAGTAAATAATAGATTATGTTAACAATAAAATATATTTTGTAAGAGTTAAAAGATTTAATTTTCATAAATAAAAAGCCAAATGTTATTAAACTTAAGAGTTCTAACAAAATGCTGTAAAGCAATGCATCGTGATTTAAGAGTGCGAATAACTGAAAGATAAATGCTATTACATACAAAGGTGAAACTGATTTCTCGAAATCCTTAACTGACAATATGATAGAAATCATAGCAGAGACGATAAATACCGTTATTATAAAGAATGCCCGTAAGTCGAAAGGTGAAAAAATTCCTAAGCTAATTAGATCGTATCCTAATGAAGAAAATGCAATCAAAACTAATATAAATCTTATAATTTTATTTTTTGCTTTTGAAAGTAATATTAGACATATTGCTAATAATAAATCAGATATTAATATCAAGTTAACACCTCCTTGTCACCTAATTAGTTGGACAATAGCTATTACTATTATCATTGAAACTATGCTTGTCACCAGCCACATCTCGTTTTCAAGCCACTTTATAGGTATATATATAATTTCAAATGTAGTTTTTAATAAATCATTTGAAAAGTTATACCACTTGTCTGAATCTGTAAATCTATAAAAGTTTTTTGAAAGGCTTTCAACGTCAAATATATAGTCAAATGCATTTACGCTTTTTAAAGAACTAATATCTACTTCTCCGCCGGTAAAACTTTGGGTTCTTTTGAACTTTTTGATTGAGGCAAATATTATTAAGAATGGAATAATAATGGCCACTATTGCGAATATGGCTGTAAAGCTTGCAAGGTAACCTCCTCCAGATGATAACAAGACCCCTAGGTCAAAGTTAAGTATTTCTTGATTTAAGTTTAAATTAAGGCTGTGGAGAGCTGGCACAAGAAGATATGAAATCAAAAACTGTGGCAATATTCCAATCAGTATGCAAAAGATTGCGAGCAAGGAGGTTGAAAATATTTCAAGCTTATATTTTCCTTCTCGAATATTGCTAAATTCTTCTTTTTGAAATCCAAAAAAAGCTGTTGAAGATGCCTTTATGAAAGAAAGCAGGGTAAGAGTGCTTGCAATAAGGCCAATAGCTGCTGCAAATGGATAATTTGCTTGAATTGCTGCATAATAAAACATCCATTTACTTATAAATCCATTAAAACCCGGCACTCCTGATATTGAAAACGATCCTATAAGAAAGAGGGCAGCTGTAAATGGAAGTTTTTTAAAAAGTCCACCCATCTTTGTAAGGTCTTTGCTGCCCGTAGCGTTTTGCATTATCCCAGAGCATAAAAATAGAGTGCATTTAAATAGCCCATGATTAAGCGCGTGAAAAAGTGCACTTGCTATACCAAGGGGAGTTCCGAGTCCGATTCCTGCTACCATATATCCAATTTGAGATACGGTATGAAAGGCAAGAAGTTTTTTTATCTCTGTCTGTTTTAGCGCATACATTACGCCAATTAGTGATGTTAACGAGCCTACAGTAACTATCAGTGCGTTCCATGGTAGCGGATAAGGATACAATATCACATACATCTTTACAAGGATATACACACCAGCTTTGACAAGGCATGCAGCATGTAAAAGTGCGCTAACAGGGGTCACAGTGTTCATGGCGAAGGGTATCCACGTGTGAAGCGGCCATTGAACAGATTTTGCCATACATGCAATTAATATTCCTAGAAGGATTATATTGGTATATATGCCAAAACTACTTCCTTCAAGTTTTGAGATAATAAGATTTCCATGTGTACAATATGCAATAGCAATAATGCCAAGTAACAGCCCATACCCAGCAATGTGTGTCATAAGATATGCCTTTTTCGCAGAGTAGCTTGAAAGATTTACGTCATACCAAAAGCCAATTAGTTGATAAGAACAAAGGCCTATAAGCTCGAAGAAAATATATGTCCAGATTAAGTTGTCACTTAATACTACTCCAAGATATCCTCCAATAAAGAGCTGCATGAGCCCAAAAAACCTTCCCATTCCATTTTTTTCGTGAGACATATATTCAAAAGAATAAATGCAAACGCAAAAACTAATAAAGGATCCAAAAAGTGCAAAAAATAAGTTAAGGCCATCAGCTCTAAGTATTAAGTTCAAATTAATTGTGTTGAAAAGGCTTTGATTAAAAAGGTTAGCAGAAAATGGATGATTAATAAAATTTATGCAAAGGTATATTATAGTTAGAAAAGAAATTAAAGAGGTGAATATTGAGATAGTTCCATGAAATTTTCTAGAATTTATTTTGTGAAATAGGAAAGAGATTATACTTCCAGAAAAAAGAATTCCTATGCTTAGAAAAATTATAAGATTTTTGTCTAACAAATTACTCCTCCCTAATCTTATTCTGTAGAAATTGCTGCAGCCTGAACAATTGCCTCTGTTGGACAGGCCTGAGCGCACGCAGCAACGAAATTGTTTTTTTCACAAAGATTACACTTTTGAGCTATTATTTTTACATAATGTGTGCTTTGTCTTGATATCATTTCGATTGCGCCAAATGGGCACATATAGTAGCAAGTTTTACAGCCAACGCATGCATCAGGATTTATATCAATTACTCCCTTTCTCCTATCTATAGCTTTTACAGGGCAAACCTTTTCACATATTCCACACATTGTGCAATATGTGATTTTGAAGCTTTCTGTAGATTCATTTTTTGATATAAAAATTCGTGATTCAGGAGAATTGTTTATTTCTTTGCACGCATCCATACATTTTTGACATCCAATACACTTTTTTGGGTTTATTTTAAGTCTCACATCTTCCTCCTATCTTTGAGTACATGAGAGGCATGGATCTACACTGGCAACTATCAAAGTTGCATTTGCCAAATCGTTATTGGGTAGCATTGCTGAGAGGGCTGGAAGATTGACAAAGCTCGGAGCTCTAATCTTGTGTCGAAAGGGAACATCCGAACCATCAGATACCAGAATGTGAACGTCCTCGCCCCTTGGCGCCTCATGCCTACCTATTGCTGTACCTTCGGGAATTATTGGTCTAATTTCTTTAGCAATTGGACCTTCTGGAATAATTTTTAGAATTTCTCTAATAATATGTATGCTTTCCAAGATTTCTAAGAGTCTTACTTCTACTCTTGCAAAAACGTCGCACCCATCAGAAACGATTACTTTCCAATCAATTAGGTCGTAAGCAGCTCCTGGCTCATCAACTTTTCTAATATCTTGTGGGATGCCAGAAGCTCTTGCAGTAGGTCCTACAACTGAATATGTAATTGCATCTTCTTTTGTGAGGACCCCAACCCCTTTGGTCCTGAGTTCAATTGTTTTGTCATTCATGACTATATCAATAAATGATTTACAGTCTTCTTCTACTTCACTTAATATCTTATAAATTGGTTCTAAATCTGTAATGTCTCTTCTTATTCCGCCTATTGTATTAAATGAGTAATTTGCTCTATGTCCAGTTGTTATCTCCATTAAATCTTTGACTTTTTCTCTGGAATTCCATATTAAATAAAATACGCTTATAAAACCAATTATATGTGCTGCAATTCCTGCCCAAAGAAGGTGTGAATGAATTCTTTCAAGCTCACTAACTATTGTTCTTAAACACCTTGCCCTAGGGGGCACACTAACATTTCCAAGTTTTTCTACTGCCTGGACCCAGGCCATTGGATGGCTCATACTTCATATTCCGCAAACTCTTTCTACAAGTGGGATTACTTGCCAAAAATTTTTGGTTGCGGATAAATATTCAATGCTTCTGTGCACATGACCTAAATCAATAGTTGCGCTCTTGATCTTGGAACCCTCTGCTTCAAGAGTATATGTGGCTGGTTCTTCGAGGGCTATATGAATAGGACCAATAGGGAGAGAAAAACCTCTTTTTATCTCATTTTCAGACAATTTTGTCCTCCTGAACTTTATTTTTTCTTATTAAAA
Above is a genomic segment from Thermodesulfobium narugense DSM 14796 containing:
- a CDS encoding proton-conducting transporter transmembrane domain-containing protein, whose translation is MILISDLLLAICLILLSKAKNKIIRFILVLIAFSSLGYDLISLGIFSPFDLRAFFIITVFIVSAMISIILSVKDFEKSVSPLYVIAFIFQLFALLNHDALLYSILLELLSLITFGFLFMKIKSFNSYKIYFIVNIIYYLLFILNSTSFISFTGLLAIIAISLRLAATPFHWWQPKFVSITNPIISSAVVCVGEVIDFYLLFFILQEVKSISFITYQDLNNILFFVAILSIVVGAIMAYLEKNLKRLLSYSTIDDTGYFLLALAIGNSLGLIAAIIILINHSVSKFGLFVITDKIESIFCTTNISELSGIAKKYPFLSITFLIFSLSLIGAPFLPGFSGKLLLYQAAFDKSLLLSIFLIIASCLTLIYYIRAYHKIFWGSEESMAKNKISFEEKFVTNISLTILCIAILYFGIYPNYLINVINSLIKVVN
- a CDS encoding NADH-quinone oxidoreductase subunit 5 family protein; its protein translation is MLDKNLIIFLSIGILFSGSIISFLFHKINSRKFHGTISIFTSLISFLTIIYLCINFINHPFSANLFNQSLFNTINLNLILRADGLNLFFALFGSFISFCVCIYSFEYMSHEKNGMGRFFGLMQLFIGGYLGVVLSDNLIWTYIFFELIGLCSYQLIGFWYDVNLSSYSAKKAYLMTHIAGYGLLLGIIAIAYCTHGNLIISKLEGSSFGIYTNIILLGILIACMAKSVQWPLHTWIPFAMNTVTPVSALLHAACLVKAGVYILVKMYVILYPYPLPWNALIVTVGSLTSLIGVMYALKQTEIKKLLAFHTVSQIGYMVAGIGLGTPLGIASALFHALNHGLFKCTLFLCSGIMQNATGSKDLTKMGGLFKKLPFTAALFLIGSFSISGVPGFNGFISKWMFYYAAIQANYPFAAAIGLIASTLTLLSFIKASSTAFFGFQKEEFSNIREGKYKLEIFSTSLLAIFCILIGILPQFLISYLLVPALHSLNLNLNQEILNFDLGVLLSSGGGYLASFTAIFAIVAIIIPFLIIFASIKKFKRTQSFTGGEVDISSLKSVNAFDYIFDVESLSKNFYRFTDSDKWYNFSNDLLKTTFEIIYIPIKWLENEMWLVTSIVSMIIVIAIVQLIR
- a CDS encoding 4Fe-4S dicluster domain-containing protein, producing the protein MRLKINPKKCIGCQKCMDACKEINNSPESRIFISKNESTESFKITYCTMCGICEKVCPVKAIDRRKGVIDINPDACVGCKTCYYMCPFGAIEMISRQSTHYVKIIAQKCNLCEKNNFVAACAQACPTEAIVQAAAISTE
- a CDS encoding hydrogenase large subunit, with product MAWVQAVEKLGNVSVPPRARCLRTIVSELERIHSHLLWAGIAAHIIGFISVFYLIWNSREKVKDLMEITTGHRANYSFNTIGGIRRDITDLEPIYKILSEVEEDCKSFIDIVMNDKTIELRTKGVGVLTKEDAITYSVVGPTARASGIPQDIRKVDEPGAAYDLIDWKVIVSDGCDVFARVEVRLLEILESIHIIREILKIIPEGPIAKEIRPIIPEGTAIGRHEAPRGEDVHILVSDGSDVPFRHKIRAPSFVNLPALSAMLPNNDLANATLIVASVDPCLSCTQR